The Hydrogenophaga crocea genome contains a region encoding:
- a CDS encoding metal-dependent hydrolase yields the protein MDSLTQVALGAAVTVAVMGRRTAVWKSALWGAVAGTLPDLDALIDHGDAVLNMVLHRGESHALFYLTLFAPLMAWLVARLHGEGALWRRWWLALWLALVTHPLLDTMTVYGTQLLLPFTNHPYGVGSVFIIDPLYTVPLLIGLVLALRTPLAVGLKANAAGLLLSSAYLVWSVLVQQHVELVARDSLQRQGIAADAVLVTPAPFNTVLWRVVAMTDTEYVEGYHSLLDNPPVIEWHRFDRGAELAAAHGDVEGLRRLAAFTHGFYSVHEHDGRLFVTDLRMGQEPSYIFRFDLGTMTERAHGPVAAQLSGERMDMRAGLQWLWPRLLGQPLPPPGLNLP from the coding sequence ATGGACTCGCTGACGCAGGTGGCACTGGGCGCGGCGGTGACGGTGGCCGTCATGGGACGGCGCACGGCCGTGTGGAAATCGGCGCTCTGGGGCGCCGTGGCCGGCACCCTGCCCGACCTCGACGCCCTCATCGACCACGGCGATGCCGTGCTCAACATGGTGCTGCACCGGGGCGAATCGCACGCGCTGTTCTACCTGACGCTGTTCGCGCCCCTGATGGCCTGGCTCGTGGCGCGCCTGCACGGCGAGGGCGCGCTGTGGCGGCGCTGGTGGCTGGCCCTGTGGCTCGCGCTGGTCACGCACCCGCTGCTCGACACCATGACGGTGTACGGCACGCAGCTGCTGCTGCCCTTCACCAACCACCCCTACGGCGTGGGCAGCGTGTTCATCATCGACCCGCTCTACACCGTGCCGCTGCTGATTGGCCTGGTGCTGGCGCTGCGCACGCCCCTGGCCGTGGGCCTGAAGGCCAACGCCGCGGGGCTGCTGCTGAGCAGCGCCTACCTGGTGTGGAGCGTGCTCGTGCAGCAGCACGTGGAGCTGGTGGCGCGCGACTCGCTGCAACGCCAGGGCATCGCCGCCGACGCGGTGCTGGTCACGCCCGCGCCGTTCAACACCGTGCTCTGGCGCGTGGTGGCCATGACCGACACCGAGTACGTCGAGGGCTACCACTCGCTGCTCGACAACCCGCCGGTGATCGAATGGCACCGCTTCGACCGCGGCGCCGAACTCGCGGCCGCGCACGGCGACGTGGAGGGCCTGCGCCGCCTGGCCGCGTTCACCCATGGCTTCTACAGCGTGCACGAACACGACGGCCGCCTCTTCGTGACCGACCTGCGCATGGGCCAGGAGCCGAGCTACATCTTCCGCTTCGACCTCGGCACCATGACCGAGCGCGCGCACGGCCCGGTGGCCGCGCAACTCAGCGGCGAGCGCATGGACATGCGCGCCGGCCTGCAGTGGCTGTGGCCGCGCCTGCTGGGCCAGCCGCTGCCGCCGCCGGGCCTGAACCTGCCCTGA
- a CDS encoding CopD family protein, which yields MIDSLLKLVHVLAVVLWVGGMLFAHFCLRPSLGVLPGPEQRLRLVHAVLGRFFQAVLVAAPLVLVTGLWMIGRVAKASVQAGVPFHMPLHWTVMATLGLVMMAIFGHIRFALYKRLSRAVAAGDWAAGAAAQAKVRTWVFVNLLIGLAIVVVTLLLG from the coding sequence ATGATCGATTCACTCCTCAAACTCGTTCACGTGCTCGCGGTGGTGCTTTGGGTCGGCGGCATGCTCTTCGCCCACTTCTGCCTGCGCCCCTCGCTGGGTGTGCTGCCCGGCCCCGAGCAGCGGCTGCGCCTCGTGCACGCCGTGCTGGGCCGCTTCTTCCAGGCGGTGCTGGTGGCCGCGCCGCTGGTGCTGGTCACGGGGCTGTGGATGATCGGCCGCGTGGCCAAGGCCTCGGTGCAGGCCGGCGTGCCCTTTCACATGCCGCTGCACTGGACCGTCATGGCCACGCTGGGCCTGGTGATGATGGCCATCTTCGGCCACATCCGTTTTGCGCTGTACAAGCGTCTGTCGCGCGCCGTGGCGGCCGGTGACTGGGCCGCAGGCGCCGCGGCGCAGGCCAAGGTCCGCACCTGGGTGTTCGTGAACCTGCTGATCGGCCTGGCGATCGTGGTGGTGACGCTGCTGCTCGGCTGA
- the dinG gene encoding ATP-dependent DNA helicase DinG: MSDPSPASPPSAAPQGDLAREALALAAFDHVVARAPGFRARAGQREMAAFIAETLAGVKLGDDSVSGEAGRPERGIAVVQAGTGVGKSAAYAATVIPLALAQERRVIISTATVALQEQLIAKDLPALAALMPQPFAYALAKGRGRYVCRLKLDTLAAGDDGSADLFEGEPGTRPAGDLAERTQTYARWAIALDQGDWDGDRDRLAEPPEGALWAPVAAERHTCTARHCPAYNGCSYYQARNRLAHAQVIVVNHDLLLSTLGLHALPKPQDCYLVLDEAHHLPDVAQGQFTAHMDLMHGTWLDRLPKAFDEVAKAIAHPHGVDLNEHARGAKAALAELARLGMAAVGPAVRDLASEAPPLAHRFDNGLLPGEWTEPLATLQAHAGVLLKLAEALAVQLRANARENPGEATRSAEHYARIGRFAPRLQSLHETAGLWLQGGEAGGPPLAKWLQAGVQHGMVTLSAHACPLQPGSLLHHHLWKHVRGAVVTSASLVTCGGFEHFLHEAGLAWDAATVTRMVQSPFDHARQGRLVVVHTEADPKDVDGYTREMLELLMADLREVRRGALVLFTSRAQMRSATGLLERGANADLRARVLVQGEASRTALLKRHAQRVADGEPSILFGLQSFGEGLDLPGELCEWVFITKLPFASPSDPVGQARADWLKAQGRDPFSELVVPATGARLLQWTGRALRTETDEATVVCYDARLLRQSYGRRMLKGLPPYRLQKRQAGVTADV, from the coding sequence ATGAGCGATCCGTCCCCCGCCTCCCCCCCATCCGCCGCGCCGCAGGGCGACCTGGCGCGCGAAGCCCTCGCGCTGGCCGCCTTCGACCACGTGGTGGCGCGCGCCCCGGGCTTTCGCGCCCGCGCAGGCCAGCGCGAAATGGCCGCCTTCATTGCCGAGACGCTCGCGGGCGTGAAGCTCGGCGACGACAGCGTGTCGGGCGAGGCGGGCCGGCCCGAGCGCGGCATCGCGGTGGTGCAGGCGGGCACCGGCGTGGGCAAGTCGGCGGCCTACGCGGCCACGGTGATCCCGCTCGCGCTCGCGCAGGAGCGCCGCGTGATCATCAGCACCGCCACGGTGGCGCTGCAGGAACAGCTGATCGCCAAGGACCTGCCCGCGCTCGCAGCGCTCATGCCGCAGCCCTTTGCCTATGCACTCGCCAAGGGGCGCGGGCGCTACGTGTGCCGGCTCAAGCTCGACACCCTGGCCGCGGGCGACGACGGCAGCGCCGACCTCTTCGAGGGCGAGCCCGGCACCCGGCCCGCGGGCGACCTGGCCGAACGCACCCAGACCTACGCCCGCTGGGCCATCGCGCTCGACCAGGGCGACTGGGACGGCGACCGCGACCGCCTCGCCGAGCCGCCCGAGGGCGCGCTCTGGGCGCCGGTGGCGGCCGAGCGCCACACCTGCACCGCGCGCCACTGCCCGGCCTACAACGGCTGCAGCTACTACCAGGCGCGCAACCGGCTCGCGCACGCGCAGGTGATCGTGGTCAACCACGACCTGCTGCTGTCCACGCTGGGCCTTCACGCCCTGCCCAAGCCGCAGGACTGCTACCTGGTGCTCGACGAGGCGCACCACCTGCCCGACGTGGCCCAGGGCCAGTTCACCGCGCACATGGACCTGATGCACGGCACCTGGCTCGACCGCCTGCCCAAGGCCTTCGACGAGGTGGCCAAGGCCATTGCGCACCCGCACGGCGTGGACCTGAACGAGCACGCGCGCGGCGCCAAGGCCGCGCTGGCCGAGCTCGCGCGACTGGGCATGGCGGCCGTGGGCCCCGCGGTGCGCGATCTCGCGTCCGAGGCGCCGCCGCTGGCGCACCGCTTCGACAACGGCCTGCTGCCCGGCGAATGGACCGAACCGCTGGCCACGCTGCAGGCCCACGCGGGCGTGCTGCTCAAGCTCGCCGAGGCGCTCGCGGTGCAACTGCGCGCCAACGCGCGCGAGAACCCCGGCGAGGCCACGCGCAGCGCCGAGCACTACGCGCGCATCGGCCGCTTCGCGCCGCGCCTGCAAAGCCTGCACGAGACCGCAGGCCTGTGGCTGCAGGGCGGCGAGGCCGGCGGGCCGCCGCTGGCCAAGTGGCTGCAGGCCGGCGTGCAGCACGGCATGGTCACGCTCAGCGCGCACGCCTGCCCGCTGCAGCCGGGCAGCCTGCTGCACCACCACTTGTGGAAGCACGTGCGCGGCGCGGTGGTCACCTCGGCCTCGCTGGTCACCTGCGGCGGCTTCGAGCACTTCCTGCACGAGGCCGGCCTGGCCTGGGACGCGGCCACGGTCACGCGCATGGTGCAAAGCCCCTTCGACCACGCCAGGCAGGGCCGGCTCGTGGTGGTGCACACCGAGGCCGACCCCAAGGACGTGGACGGCTACACGCGCGAGATGCTCGAGCTGCTCATGGCCGATCTGCGCGAGGTGCGTCGCGGTGCGCTGGTGCTGTTCACCTCGCGCGCGCAGATGCGCAGCGCCACCGGCCTGCTCGAACGCGGCGCGAACGCCGACCTGCGCGCGCGCGTGCTGGTGCAGGGCGAGGCCTCGCGCACCGCGCTGCTCAAGCGCCACGCGCAGCGCGTGGCCGACGGCGAGCCCTCGATCCTGTTCGGCCTGCAATCGTTCGGCGAAGGCCTGGACCTGCCGGGCGAGCTCTGCGAGTGGGTGTTCATCACCAAGCTGCCCTTCGCCTCACCGAGCGACCCGGTGGGCCAGGCGCGCGCCGATTGGCTCAAGGCCCAGGGCCGCGACCCGTTCAGCGAGCTCGTGGTGCCCGCCACCGGTGCGCGGCTGCTGCAATGGACCGGCCGCGCGCTGCGCACCGAGACCGACGAAGCCACCGTGGTCTGCTACGACGCGCGGCTGCTGCGCCAGTCGTACGGCCGGCGCATGCTCAAAGGCCTGCCGCCGTACCGCCTGCAGAAACGGCAGGCGGGCGTGACGGCGGATGTGTGA
- a CDS encoding patatin-like phospholipase family protein — translation MAIRKTPPPSIQKIDLALQGGGSHGAFTWGVLDRLLDDDTLEIAAISGTSAGAMNAVALAAGLMEGGREGARAALKRFWTRVGELSPFGAAGGGVEPWLDPESPWAAPWLAPARAYAQWFSAQVSPYQFNPLNLNPLRRILLDTVDFERVRHCHKTRLFISATRVRTGGLRIFDQHELTPEVVLASACLPLLFQAVEIDGEAYWDGGYAGNPSLMPLVLDTPADDLLVVQINPAERAALPTRAGEILDRINEVTFNASLLRELRSIALLKQVLAAEGWVARQLRSPVLRGIERLRLHRVDGGDALAAHGAGSKTRTDPAFLERLFAQGREAAEHWFKDHRSAIGVRSTIDVDAAARG, via the coding sequence ATGGCCATCCGCAAGACCCCCCCTCCCTCCATCCAGAAGATCGACCTGGCGCTGCAGGGCGGCGGCTCGCACGGCGCCTTCACCTGGGGCGTGCTCGACCGCCTGCTCGACGACGACACGCTGGAGATCGCCGCCATCAGCGGCACCAGCGCAGGCGCCATGAACGCAGTGGCCCTGGCCGCGGGCCTGATGGAAGGCGGCCGCGAAGGCGCGCGCGCCGCGCTCAAGCGCTTCTGGACCCGCGTGGGCGAGCTCTCGCCTTTCGGCGCCGCGGGCGGCGGCGTCGAACCCTGGCTCGACCCCGAGAGCCCCTGGGCCGCGCCCTGGCTGGCGCCCGCGCGCGCCTACGCGCAGTGGTTCAGCGCCCAGGTCTCGCCCTACCAGTTCAACCCGCTCAACCTCAATCCGCTGCGCCGCATCCTGCTCGACACGGTGGACTTCGAGAGGGTTCGCCACTGCCACAAGACGCGGCTGTTCATCTCGGCCACACGCGTGCGCACCGGCGGGCTGCGCATCTTCGACCAGCACGAGCTCACGCCCGAGGTGGTGCTGGCCTCGGCCTGCCTGCCCCTGCTGTTCCAGGCGGTCGAGATCGACGGCGAGGCCTACTGGGACGGCGGCTACGCGGGCAACCCCTCGCTGATGCCGCTGGTGCTCGACACCCCGGCCGACGACCTGCTGGTGGTGCAGATCAACCCCGCCGAGCGCGCCGCGCTGCCCACGCGGGCGGGCGAGATCCTCGACCGCATCAACGAGGTCACCTTCAACGCCAGCCTGCTGCGCGAGCTGCGCTCGATCGCGCTGCTCAAGCAGGTGCTCGCGGCCGAGGGCTGGGTCGCGCGCCAGCTGCGCAGCCCGGTGCTGCGCGGCATCGAGCGGCTGCGGCTGCACCGCGTGGACGGCGGCGACGCGCTCGCCGCCCACGGCGCGGGCAGCAAGACGCGCACCGACCCGGCCTTCCTCGAGCGCCTGTTCGCGCAGGGCCGCGAGGCCGCCGAACACTGGTTCAAGGACCACCGCAGCGCCATTGGCGTGCGCAGCACCATCGACGTGGACGCCGCGGCCCGCGGCTGA
- a CDS encoding TraB/GumN family protein encodes MLTRLLRGLLALAIAGPLAAQTPTPALSPPTPAPAACPPQAQVPGPQQLQAAQAQARDRGALWRLEREGRTSWLYGTLHVGKLEWAFPGPQVLQALRSSDSVALELDVSDPALAQQLRDGLAGPAPTPPAALQQRLDRQIAAACVPAAAFAALHPLQQGMALLLLDARWIGLDPGYGVEHVLAGFAKSSRRPLIALETARQQLQALAPATPEEALRALDGTLTLLESGRSREVLARLAQAWADGDLDTVARYESWCDCATTDDDRAALRRLNDGRNPHLADRIAALHGEGRRLFAAVGLLHMTGEQALPRLLAERGFRVARVPLQ; translated from the coding sequence ATGCTCACACGCCTGCTGCGCGGCCTGCTCGCGCTCGCCATCGCCGGCCCGCTGGCCGCCCAGACCCCGACACCGGCGCTCTCGCCGCCCACCCCGGCCCCCGCCGCCTGCCCGCCCCAGGCCCAGGTGCCCGGCCCGCAGCAGCTGCAGGCCGCGCAGGCGCAGGCGCGCGACCGCGGCGCGCTGTGGCGGCTCGAACGCGAGGGCCGCACGTCCTGGCTCTACGGCACGCTGCACGTGGGCAAGCTCGAATGGGCCTTCCCCGGGCCGCAGGTGCTGCAGGCCTTGCGCAGCAGCGACAGCGTGGCGCTCGAACTCGACGTGAGCGACCCCGCGCTGGCGCAGCAGCTGCGCGACGGCCTCGCCGGGCCCGCCCCCACCCCGCCGGCCGCGCTGCAGCAGCGGCTCGACCGCCAGATCGCCGCCGCCTGCGTGCCGGCCGCGGCGTTCGCGGCCCTGCACCCGCTGCAGCAAGGCATGGCCCTGCTGCTGCTCGACGCGCGCTGGATCGGCCTGGACCCGGGCTACGGCGTCGAGCACGTGCTCGCGGGTTTCGCCAAGTCCAGCCGGCGCCCGCTGATCGCGCTCGAAACGGCCCGGCAGCAGCTGCAGGCCCTGGCGCCCGCCACGCCCGAAGAGGCCTTGCGCGCGCTCGACGGCACGCTCACGCTGCTCGAAAGCGGCCGCTCGCGCGAGGTGCTCGCGCGGCTCGCACAGGCCTGGGCCGACGGCGACCTCGACACCGTGGCCCGCTACGAAAGCTGGTGCGACTGCGCCACCACCGACGACGACCGCGCGGCGCTGCGCCGGCTCAACGACGGGCGCAACCCGCACCTGGCCGATCGCATCGCGGCCCTGCACGGCGAAGGCCGCCGCCTGTTCGCCGCTGTCGGCCTGCTGCACATGACGGGCGAGCAGGCGCTGCCGCGGCTGCTCGCCGAACGCGGCTTTCGCGTGGCGCGCGTGCCGCTACAGTGA
- a CDS encoding GNAT family N-acetyltransferase gives MPHPIQHEEPGPTGAFFYEHGGERLAEMTYSRTNASLIIIDHTGVDERLKGQGVGRELLDALVAWARETQTRVIALCPFAKAQFDKDPSIRDVLK, from the coding sequence ATGCCCCACCCCATCCAGCACGAAGAGCCCGGCCCGACCGGCGCCTTTTTCTACGAGCACGGCGGCGAGCGCCTGGCCGAGATGACCTACAGCCGCACCAACGCCTCGCTGATCATCATCGACCACACCGGGGTCGACGAGCGTCTCAAGGGCCAGGGCGTGGGCCGCGAGCTGCTCGACGCGCTCGTGGCCTGGGCGCGCGAAACGCAAACCCGGGTGATCGCGCTGTGCCCCTTCGCCAAGGCCCAGTTCGACAAGGACCCCTCGATCCGCGACGTGCTGAAGTGA
- a CDS encoding sensor histidine kinase — MKAWRARLPVLLVLALTALAAALLWWQTGRAQTQLQEQLRAAAGQRSLHLADAVAGQVESLIALADGQLQTARREWLRDPADVERAARVLIEGVPRRMVTHLSVADAQGRIVFHTTERGPPTRIDEQPHFQALSDGRDRLFIGQPQRSRLNGGWTVTAARPLLRNGRFEGTVQVGLSTEFLARRLGAVALSPLDVIALVGPDGTFFARSRDNEAAMGKRLPADRPFLSTALPLRDEGTFRMSGHMDGTPRLYGWSRLREHGLVVSVGLADEGVLAPLAPAVARARELTSALTALLLLGGLGMVLLLRRLARSEARTQAARALRNRLFDSSQVPMGVIDPATMCLIECNDAAVRAYRLGGREQTLGTHVSAVSAPQQRNGVESTEAAQAHMAQAMERGMAVFEWLHQRSDGQRWDAEVHLMRFESEGRTLLQFTVIDITARRRVEERLQASETRLKEAQRIASIGNWERDLRSGQLSWSDEIYRILELDPAKHRPSFRTFLSRVHADDQTLVAEAYRAVADTRELQGMVHRLRMPDGRIKHVRETALTEFDGEQAVRSVGTVQDITAVREAEEALRRLNEELEDRVAARTRELSQLNRELESFAYSVSHDLRTPLRGINGFASLLAEEHGDRLGAEAREHLERIRQSASGMGQLIDALLALARVNRGELQPAWVDISALARTLAAELRAGEPQRASDWFIEDGLRAWGDPALLRSVMQNLLGNAWKYTRPAPVARIRVQRLDTGGNETAFTVSDNGAGFDMRYAGQLFEPFKRLHSPKTFEGTGVGLATVQRVLERHGGWIRGEGEPGQGARFGFGLPLP; from the coding sequence ATGAAGGCCTGGCGCGCCCGCCTGCCGGTGCTGCTGGTGCTGGCCCTCACCGCGCTGGCCGCGGCCCTGCTGTGGTGGCAGACCGGCCGCGCCCAGACGCAGCTGCAGGAGCAGCTGCGCGCGGCCGCCGGGCAGCGCAGCCTGCACCTGGCCGACGCCGTGGCCGGCCAGGTGGAAAGCCTGATCGCGCTCGCCGACGGGCAGCTGCAGACGGCCCGACGCGAATGGCTGCGCGACCCCGCCGATGTCGAGCGCGCGGCGCGGGTGCTGATCGAGGGCGTGCCGCGCCGCATGGTCACGCACCTCTCGGTGGCCGACGCGCAAGGCCGCATCGTCTTCCACACCACCGAGCGCGGCCCGCCCACGCGCATCGACGAGCAGCCGCACTTCCAGGCCCTGAGCGACGGCCGCGACCGCCTGTTCATCGGCCAGCCGCAGCGCTCGCGCCTGAACGGGGGCTGGACCGTGACCGCGGCGCGGCCGCTGCTGCGCAACGGCCGCTTCGAGGGCACGGTGCAGGTGGGCCTGTCGACCGAATTCCTCGCGCGGCGCCTGGGCGCGGTGGCGCTGTCGCCGCTCGACGTGATCGCGCTGGTCGGCCCCGACGGCACCTTCTTTGCGCGCAGCCGCGACAACGAAGCCGCCATGGGCAAGCGGCTGCCGGCCGACCGGCCCTTCCTGAGCACGGCCCTGCCGCTGCGCGATGAGGGCACCTTCCGCATGAGCGGCCACATGGACGGCACGCCGCGCCTGTACGGCTGGTCTCGCCTGCGCGAGCACGGGCTGGTGGTGAGCGTGGGCCTGGCCGACGAGGGCGTGCTCGCCCCGCTCGCGCCCGCGGTGGCGCGTGCGCGCGAGCTCACCTCGGCGCTGACCGCGCTGCTGCTGCTCGGCGGCCTGGGCATGGTGCTGCTGCTGCGCCGGCTCGCGCGCAGCGAGGCCCGAACCCAGGCGGCGCGAGCGCTGCGCAACCGACTGTTCGACAGCTCGCAGGTGCCCATGGGCGTGATCGACCCGGCGACGATGTGCCTGATCGAATGCAACGACGCGGCGGTGCGCGCCTACCGCCTGGGCGGGCGCGAACAGACCCTGGGCACCCACGTGTCGGCCGTGTCGGCGCCGCAGCAGCGCAACGGCGTGGAATCGACCGAGGCCGCACAGGCCCACATGGCGCAGGCCATGGAACGGGGCATGGCCGTCTTCGAGTGGCTGCACCAGCGCAGCGACGGGCAGCGTTGGGACGCCGAGGTGCACCTGATGCGCTTCGAGTCCGAAGGCCGCACGCTGCTGCAGTTCACGGTGATCGACATCACCGCGCGCCGGCGCGTCGAGGAGCGCCTGCAGGCCAGCGAAACGCGGCTCAAGGAGGCCCAGCGCATCGCGTCGATCGGCAACTGGGAGCGCGACCTGCGCAGCGGGCAGCTCAGCTGGTCGGACGAGATCTACCGCATCCTCGAACTCGACCCGGCGAAGCACAGGCCGTCGTTTCGCACCTTCCTGTCGCGCGTGCACGCCGACGACCAGACCCTGGTGGCGGAGGCTTACCGCGCCGTGGCGGACACGCGCGAACTGCAGGGCATGGTGCACCGGCTGCGCATGCCCGACGGCCGCATCAAGCACGTGCGCGAGACCGCCCTCACCGAATTCGATGGCGAGCAGGCGGTGCGCAGCGTGGGCACGGTGCAGGACATCACCGCGGTGCGCGAGGCCGAAGAGGCGCTGCGGCGCCTCAACGAGGAGCTCGAAGACCGCGTGGCCGCCCGCACGCGCGAGCTCTCGCAGCTCAACCGCGAACTCGAGTCCTTCGCCTACAGCGTGTCGCACGACCTGCGCACGCCGCTGCGCGGCATCAACGGCTTCGCCAGTCTGCTGGCCGAGGAGCACGGCGATCGGCTCGGCGCCGAAGCGCGCGAGCACCTCGAACGCATCCGGCAGTCGGCCAGCGGCATGGGCCAGCTCATCGACGCGCTGCTCGCGCTCGCGCGCGTGAACCGTGGCGAGCTGCAGCCGGCCTGGGTGGACATCAGCGCGCTGGCGCGCACGCTGGCCGCCGAACTGCGCGCGGGCGAGCCGCAGCGCGCGTCCGACTGGTTCATCGAGGACGGCCTGCGCGCCTGGGGCGATCCGGCGCTGCTGCGCTCGGTGATGCAAAACCTGCTGGGCAATGCCTGGAAGTACACCCGCCCGGCGCCGGTGGCGCGCATCCGCGTCCAACGCCTGGACACGGGTGGCAACGAAACGGCGTTCACCGTGAGCGACAACGGCGCGGGCTTCGACATGCGCTACGCGGGCCAGCTGTTCGAGCCCTTCAAGCGCCTGCACTCGCCCAAGACCTTCGAGGGCACGGGCGTGGGCCTGGCCACGGTGCAGCGCGTGCTCGAACGCCACGGCGGCTGGATCCGCGGCGAGGGCGAACCGGGCCAGGGCGCGCGCTTCGGCTTCGGGCTGCCGCTGCCCTAG